CTTGAagtttttaaagtgaaaaaagtgaagtgacattcggccaagtatggtgaccaagtatgaatttgtgctctgcatttaacccatccgaagtgcacacacacagagcagtgaacacacacacacactgtgaacacacacccggagcagtgggcagccatttatgctgcagcgcccggggagcagttgggggttcgatgccttgctcaagggcacctaagtcgtggtattgaaggtggagagagaactgtacatgcactccccccacccacaatttctgccggcccgggactcgaacccacaacccttcgattgggagtccgattctctaaccaccaggccacgacttcccatataaagtgaagtgacattcagccaagtatggtgacccatactcagaatttgtgctctgcatttaacccatccgaaatgcacacacacagggcagtgaacacacacacactgtgagcacacacccggagcagtgggcagccatttatgctgcgacgcctggggagcagtttggggttcgatgccttgctcaagggcacctaagtcgtggtattgagggtggagagagaactgtacatgcactccccccacccacaattcctgccggcccgggactcgaactcacaacctttcaattgggagtccgactctctaaccattaggccacgacttccctagcgTACACACAAGCGTCCCTAGCGTTTTTTCCCGAGcgtacacacaaacagagagctCCAATTGCAGTGTTTATTTAGGAGAATCCAAAAATCGTAGTCCATacaggcaagaggtcaatatTAACAAAAGctgtccaaaacaagaaacacgaaaaacactagggaacacgagaaagcagggtgacataaaacaaggactCAATGAAACTGATAGAAACAAACCGGGTATTTATGGACAGGTGTAAACGATGAAACtggggacagctgagtgcaaatataggtgtgcaattaacagtgatgaaacgGGCAACGGCTTGTGgcaaatgtagtgcctgcagtggggtgattctatggggaagtgagacaatagttggacacccagggaacagagaccagacactgtgacaagttTGAACACTGATTGAAATAGTGCTCAGTTGTATTacataagttgcatttattttgtttctcTAGTGATCTCACCTCAGAAACTGTATTCTGGAGTAACGATTCACCCTTGGAAACTAGACTTTGCTCACTTCCATGAAAGATGGCAGTAGATTTGTGTGATACTTTAGGCTCTCTTTACTGGTATTTGCGgaagctctgtctctctctaccaGGGTCCATACTGAAATGGGTACCGTCCTCTTGCACCCGTGAGGTAGGTTAGCTAGGAGGCGGGAGATTGAGACCCACAAGTCAGTTCTGTATGTCCAGGACTTCCTAACTTATCCAGCATTCCAATCAGTGCCCGCACCTTTAGTACAAAAAGCCTAAATGTCCTGGTGACACCACTTCTTATGCTGAGCCCATCCatcagaacagcaatgcattgaAGTGTAAGTTGATGGGGTTGCCCATATAATTCTGTTAGGGCATGCATAGAATGAGTGTAAGGGTACCTGCTGTTACTGTAGGAGTCAGCAATTAACAATGCTTCCTCAGACTTCAAGTGGTCCATCAATATTTGGAACTTAAAGAATTCTGTAGCATCAGCAGGCAGGAGTTTGTCAAGAGCTACCTTTAACCTGGAAAAAACTCACGTGGATCCTCTTTGTTGAAGTTAGGAATGGCAGGGGTTGGACCATGATAAGTGTTCTCTTGATTGGTTGGCGATGAGGAACGATAAGGCACAAATGGCCTATGTCGCCTGGAGGTAGGGCTGTGATAGTGTAAAGATGGATGCCTTGGGTGATGGTAGCGTTCATCAGCACGCTCAGCCCTCTGGGGTGTTACTGCATGCTCTGGAAATGGCGAAGTTGATCTGGATTGCTTGGAACTCGCTTTCATCCTCTGAAGCTCGTGAATGATCTCATCTATTCTATCACGTAAATGTTCTGTGTGCAACTTATCATcagtgactgcgtttacatgcagccaataacccgttcaaaaccgggatattagcaataacccggtagcgcacggccatgtaaacaccggcaaaaacccggatatgctcatatcccggtttttaaaaaccgggatattatacctggagtaccccttttctaacccgaatatttggtcttgtaaacgcgtttcggcatatccccatcaaaatgtgtgttctgcgcatgttctattcgcaaggaatcttggtcttttgagtagagacggcgcataaaaaaaccccgcgtgcagtatagaggcacagtagtgtcaagtgctgctggtggatcagtaccagcgccaaagcgcaaacaaagactatcgctaactgccccaaactattcattatccgcctgctgctgctgttgttgttgttgtctttggatacaggaagaagaatcggaaatgacgcatattgcgtcttgttgtccgtacgtccagacgctaaccgtgcgtcgccgtttacatcgggattggtaactctctctgctcacacaTGTAAAcaggttatcccgaatgtttcagaaacccaaatagtgaccttaacccgaccataaccctaattttaacagcatgtaaacgtattCACTGAGTTTCACTGCCCTTACTTCTTCATAACGTGGATCTCTTTGATCTCTTGTTGACGTTAATCTGTGGAGTGACGGTGAGGTAGATTTTCAGTTCCCCACAACACGCATTAAATGTCTGGGTGAATAATATAGTTGAGATGGAGACAATGATCTGGGAGTATTAGGTTACAGACACATGTTCTCAGTAGACATGCAGATAAGTAGATAAGCATGTCTTAAAATACtaattcacaatcaaatttaaacacagtacaatgaagaaaaaaacttacTGTTTGATGCACGCATACAACGATTACTCAGTATTGCAGGAGAACTAGCATTATCATCACCGTTAGGATCATCTCCCACTAGTAATAATAAAGGcaataataactgtaataaaCTATGTCAGCGTCTGGGTCCTTTGCACCTTCTGGGTCCTAACAATAGGCATGTGACTGATGCTTGACTATATAACAACAGATAATTATTCATTACACATATAAAAAGAACTGTATGAACATAATATATGAATACAATAATAACTGGCCCTCAGTTTAGTACATgtggtcttggccacttgagaggtTGTGCGCACGACAGGAAGTAAGTGTGTAAGACTGTCCAGATACAAACGCCAAAGCACAGTGCCCTTAACGCACACTAAATCCTCACTATCTCGTATACCGCTCCAGAGCGGTATTCAAACACTTGTGTGGGTATTTACACAAAGCTTTGGACCAGGCAAATTCCTCCATCCATTTTCCTGGCGTCCTTCCCTAGCATCCTAAAGGGGTAGAGCTAAGACgtgaggaaaggaagcgaggatgcTCAATtgagaattgagaagcacccagtgTCACCATAGAAACACACAATCCTCTCTAATTGACTTCTTTAAATATTATGACATGGCGTGAAAGCAGCATTCAGCTTATCTAACCCCAATTTAACACACCTGAAGAAGCTAATCAAGTTCTTCCAGATTACTAGAAAACTACAGGCAGGTGAATTTGGTTTTGGTTGCcccattttacatatttttatggtAAAGCAGGTTATTAGTCTTCGTTTTTGTtgtgctttgctgtctgctgtttCTGACGCGCCAATTCAGTGCATTTTCCACCAGAGATCATTGTGAGGTCGGGAGGATGATGGCTCGGGTGTATTGCTTGTTGATTTCTATTTTGTCATGTCTGTTCGGATACTTGAGCATTATAGAAGCTATTCCAGGAAAAACCACTGGTGAGAAGATCTGTTAACTTAAATAAACCgcctgaagaaatgcagaaataagtAGTATTCGCAGTAGTAAGCTTTAAAATGTTTGCTTTCGAAGcggataaatatgtaaaaatttgTGTTAAGGTTTGAGACCTGTATTGCAAAACCCCTGATTTTGAAATACTGAAACCACACTCCCTGGCCTCCCCATTGACCCTCTTGAATCCTCTAGGGGTcctcaaaaaaattaataaaaaaataacccatTGAATTCAAGAAGTCTTAAACGGAGagtaaaaaattttatttaaaacttaacaTTTATGTGAATTGAGATGTTGAGCATTCAGTGACTCTTTCTGTCTTGTGAATAACAGCAAAGCCTGGAAAGTGTCCACCCCAAACATGTGGAGGAAAATTGTGTACCAAATCCTGTAACCGTGACTCAAACTGTCCCAACGATGAGAAGTGCTGCAGCAACGGATGTGGACGTTACTGTACCCCTCCATATACAGGTGTTTGTGTTATTGTTTGTCAGTAgtttacagggtttttttttttcattttgcctTTTTGATTTAGTTCAAATTAAGTTTGAATTCATCCCTTAGGCAAGTTTTTATACCCAGGATGGGTAAAATAAAGAGGAATAATCCTTAAAATATAACCCTCTCTGTAGGTATAACTTGATATTTATGTTTTAAGTGTTTCGTGCTATATCTTGAAGAGGTGTACAGTCATGCTCTGACTAAAACTGACTGTCTGTGTCCATGCAGTGAAGCCCGGACAGTGTCCCAAACCAAAGATTCAAGCATGTGCTGAAAGCTGTttccatgatggccagtgtcctgccacacaAAAGTGTTGCCCAACCACATGTGGTCATGAATGCAGTGAACCTCGTGGTCCGGGAAGTGGTCAGGGAAATAGACAGGGTCAGGGAAATAGACAGGGTCTGGGAAGTGTTTGGGGAAGTGGTCTGGGAAGTAGTCGGGGTCAGGGAAGTGGTTTTGGAAGTGTTTGGGGAAGTAGTCAGGGTCTGGGAAGTGGTCCGGGAAGCAGTCAGGGTCTGGGAAGGGGTCTGGGAAGTAGTCAGGGTCTGGGAAGTGTTTGGGGAAGTGGTCCGGGAAGTAGTCAGGGTCTTGGAAGTGGTCCGGGAAGTAGTCAGGGTCTTGGAAGTGGTCTGGAAAGTAGCcggggtcagggaagtggtcagggaagtAGTCAGGGTCAGGGAAGTGATCAGGGAAGTAgtcagggtcagggaagtggttgGGAAAGTGGTCATGGTGAGGAAAGTGGTTGGGGACGTGGTTGGGGAAGTAGTCAGGGAAGTAGTCCGGGAAGtggtcagggtcagggaagtaGTCAGGGAAGTAGTCCgggaagtggtcagggaagtAGTCAGGGAAGTAGTCCGGGAAGTGGTCAGGCAGGTGGTGGGGAAAGGGGTCCTGGTGAGGGAAGTGGTCCGGGAAGTAGTCCgggaagtggtcagggaagtAGTCCGGGAAGTGGTCAGGCAGGTAGTGGGGAAAGGGGTCCTGGTGAGGGAAGTGGTCCGGGAAGtagtcagggaagtggtcagggtcagggaagtaGTCCGGGAAGTGGTCAGGCAGGTAGTGGGGAAAGGGGTCCTGGTGAGGGAAGTGGTCCGGGAAGTGGTGGGCAAAGTGGTCCTGGTGGGCAAAGTGGTCCTGGTGAGGGAAGTAGTCAAGATGTTTGAAGTGGTCATTTCTTTATTCATAT
Above is a window of Carassius carassius chromosome 4, fCarCar2.1, whole genome shotgun sequence DNA encoding:
- the LOC132136156 gene encoding uncharacterized protein LOC132136156; translated protein: MMARVYCLLISILSCLFGYLSIIEAIPGKTTAKPGKCPPQTCGGKLCTKSCNRDSNCPNDEKCCSNGCGRYCTPPYTVKPGQCPKPKIQACAESCFHDGQCPATQKCCPTTCGHECSEPRGPGSGQGNRQGQGNRQGLGSVWGSGLGSSRGQGSGFGSVWGSSQGLGSGPGSSQGLGRGLGSSQGLGSVWGSGPGSSQGLGSGPGSSQGLGSGLESSRGQGSGQGSSQGQGSDQGSSQGQGSGWESGHGEESGWGRGWGSSQGSSPGSGQGQGSSQGSSPGSGQGSSQGSSPGSGQAGGGERGPGEGSGPGSSPGSGQGSSPGSGQAGSGERGPGEGSGPGSSQGSGQGQGSSPGSGQAGSGERGPGEGSGPGSGGQSGPGGQSGPGEGSSQDV